One Bacteroidota bacterium genomic window carries:
- a CDS encoding IS701 family transposase produces MRNIERISEDLGANYHQMQHFITESNWDHRVLINQVAQEVSQVLPKRKLTGLIIDESGWVKKGDHSVGVGHQYCGNVGKLSNSQVAVFACLSNGDFASMVDARLYLPKAWCDDKTRCEKAGVPVKHRTFKTKLELALEIIRQQVTNGIIFDFIGGDGYYGNDVDFASSIDLLGYLYMLDIHKDQKIYLERPDLAIPERKSNKGREPKKLKATTDELSVSKYLQTLNDENWQRISVRNTAKGVLVADYHFIKLWIINNSKMQVEQRLLVIRKTKTKEGKDEIKYSFTNANLEQYTKKAIAYMQAQRYFVEHCIKESKQILGLDQFQTRKWLAWQHQVALNFLVSSFILKEKLHCFDDLPLLSARDIKEFITFKLYKQMTEEQMIDRIYDRHLKRQRDINYSYSKL; encoded by the coding sequence ATGCGCAATATTGAAAGAATAAGCGAAGATTTGGGAGCTAACTACCATCAAATGCAGCACTTTATAACTGAGTCTAACTGGGATCATCGAGTTTTGATAAATCAAGTAGCCCAGGAAGTAAGCCAGGTTTTACCCAAAAGAAAACTTACAGGATTGATTATTGATGAAAGTGGTTGGGTAAAAAAAGGCGACCATAGCGTAGGCGTTGGACATCAATATTGTGGGAATGTAGGGAAACTATCAAATAGTCAGGTTGCGGTATTTGCTTGTTTAAGTAATGGGGATTTTGCATCAATGGTTGATGCCCGACTATACCTTCCCAAGGCTTGGTGTGACGACAAGACAAGATGCGAAAAAGCAGGCGTTCCTGTAAAGCACCGAACATTTAAAACTAAGCTCGAACTGGCATTAGAAATTATTCGCCAGCAAGTAACCAATGGCATCATCTTCGATTTTATTGGAGGCGATGGTTATTATGGTAACGATGTGGATTTTGCCAGCAGCATAGATTTGCTTGGTTATCTGTACATGCTGGATATCCATAAAGACCAAAAAATATATTTGGAACGTCCTGACTTGGCTATTCCCGAGCGAAAAAGCAATAAGGGTCGTGAACCCAAGAAATTAAAAGCAACTACAGACGAATTAAGTGTATCAAAATATTTACAGACTTTAAATGACGAAAATTGGCAGCGTATTAGTGTTCGTAATACAGCCAAAGGAGTTCTTGTAGCTGACTATCATTTTATAAAGCTTTGGATAATCAATAACAGTAAAATGCAAGTAGAGCAAAGGTTACTGGTTATCCGTAAAACGAAAACCAAAGAAGGCAAGGACGAAATAAAATATTCTTTTACCAATGCTAATCTTGAACAATACACTAAGAAAGCTATAGCCTATATGCAAGCACAACGGTACTTTGTAGAACATTGCATAAAAGAATCAAAACAGATACTCGGGCTAGACCAGTTTCAGACACGAAAATGGCTTGCATGGCAACACCAGGTTGCATTAAACTTTTTGGTCTCGTCATTTATTTTAAAAGAAAAATTGCATTGCTTTGATGATTTACCTTTACTATCGGCTCGTGATATTAAAGAATTTATCACTTTTAAACTTTATAAACAGATGACCGAAGAACAAATGATTGATAGAATTTATGACCGGCATTTAAAACGACAGCGTGATATAAATTACTCATATTCAAAATTGTAA
- a CDS encoding BamA/TamA family outer membrane protein, translating to MRRSIIFAICSVFLVASIPILGQEPAKKVSSYRDSLDHAIDMSDWLVQKKGLLIIPSIITEPAMGYGVAGAAVFFHSSYTEKQGPPSMSGILGAVTENGTWGFGLFHIGYWKQDRLRYMGAIAKIDANLGYYGSGRLEILKDESINLNLNSWLVFQQLKGRIGNSDFFAGGKYIFFSTDNTLGDSLSLSEFNGLEFSSTLSEASIILNYDSRNNVFSPKKGFFINFTTTYSDPWFGGEGIYGRLGTDILGYFPTSEKLMVGMRYGSLYALGDVPFWARPFVQLRGAPLMKYQDNAVTLFETEVNWNFYKRWDLVGFTGMGNAFSSYSEFENGKSVHTLGMGFRYLLMRKLGAKMGVDVAMSQDDFAVYIVFGNAWLR from the coding sequence ATGAGAAGAAGTATAATATTTGCGATATGTTCAGTGTTTCTTGTAGCTAGCATTCCTATCCTAGGCCAGGAACCTGCAAAAAAAGTATCTTCCTATCGCGACAGCCTCGATCATGCTATCGATATGAGCGATTGGCTCGTACAGAAAAAAGGCTTATTGATAATACCCTCGATTATTACTGAGCCGGCTATGGGGTATGGTGTGGCTGGTGCGGCTGTATTCTTCCATTCGTCTTACACCGAAAAGCAAGGACCACCCTCCATGTCTGGTATTCTTGGCGCAGTAACCGAAAATGGAACATGGGGCTTTGGTCTTTTTCATATTGGCTATTGGAAACAAGACAGGCTCCGCTACATGGGGGCAATTGCGAAAATTGATGCCAACCTGGGGTATTATGGTTCAGGAAGATTGGAAATATTAAAAGACGAATCGATTAATTTAAATCTCAATTCATGGTTGGTGTTCCAGCAGTTAAAGGGCAGAATAGGCAACTCTGATTTTTTTGCCGGGGGCAAGTATATTTTTTTTTCGACCGACAACACCTTGGGCGATTCCTTGAGCCTGTCTGAGTTTAATGGTTTAGAGTTCAGTTCAACACTAAGTGAAGCCTCAATCATACTCAATTACGATTCGCGTAACAATGTTTTTTCCCCAAAGAAGGGGTTCTTTATCAATTTCACAACTACCTACAGCGATCCCTGGTTTGGAGGTGAAGGAATCTATGGTCGGCTTGGAACTGATATTCTTGGATATTTTCCAACATCGGAAAAATTGATGGTAGGAATGCGCTATGGGAGTTTGTATGCTCTGGGCGATGTGCCTTTCTGGGCACGCCCTTTTGTGCAACTGCGCGGTGCACCTTTGATGAAATACCAGGACAATGCCGTAACACTTTTCGAAACAGAGGTAAACTGGAATTTCTACAAAAGATGGGATCTGGTAGGTTTTACAGGCATGGGGAATGCTTTTTCAAGTTACAGTGAATTTGAAAATGGGAAAAGCGTGCATACCCTTGGAATGGGATTCCGCTATTTACTTATGCGGAAATTGGGTGCTAAAATGGGTGTAGATGTGGCTATGAGCCAGGACGATTTTGCGGTGTATATTGTCTTTGGAAATGCATGGTTAAGGTAG
- a CDS encoding caspase family protein — MQSFPQINDLFLKVRNRTTILLFSLLLAASILAGGIDIDPSTFSMNGYPCGSSFLPGEKVLLGFNAHDYSYSGTEDEFEYYVFRITQIVAIDASVGLNAVNNKKDVLTIQSALSALSYYKGPQDAEVSQSLIEAIKQFQHSLQIQNPDGRIDPDGNTLKHLKVPPYYAIKLARDYKEARIDYQFNHEMELILPSRTGTFRLEYNRIGLFRPFVLGVKLSDINIQLNQQAIKEIETHATQYSYSFATLCMFNIHSNTIDTDNSLKVYLRVNNEMPAGNGQFQGGVSPKPLALSWFARNMEGRKDILFRYKLFPIDNDWSPWTSELEVSYFFIPAGSHQFMLECRYLENQEIKTTPVVQYNFFLSTPMVASPEAYVAPIAEPGVEYIDKGDIRRVSASSAEVIANVYDKSVALLIGVETFSDPTLGALPYTKNDISNLEKTLRAQKFSIEKPSSDSRSDILAAIRKTLSSAGKNDRVVIYISSHGIVDNINPSKGYLVTSDCSQMKPDDCLSISAIEELIEGSKNNTKHVLLILDACFSGLGVIDKSATGGAIKTVATKEGTHILTAGMNDQVAKMYHTIEQSVFTYFLIMGLTNQTADYTKDGIITLTELLVYVQYNVANYTGAKQTPMLGRISGSGEMIFE, encoded by the coding sequence ATGCAATCATTCCCCCAAATCAACGATCTGTTTCTGAAAGTCAGGAATCGAACCACAATTTTATTGTTTTCTTTACTTCTTGCTGCCTCCATACTGGCAGGTGGCATTGATATTGACCCTTCGACCTTTAGCATGAATGGTTACCCTTGCGGAAGTTCATTTTTACCTGGCGAAAAAGTATTACTTGGGTTTAATGCCCACGATTATTCTTATTCAGGTACCGAAGATGAATTTGAGTATTATGTTTTTCGGATTACCCAGATAGTAGCTATTGACGCGAGTGTAGGTTTGAATGCCGTAAACAATAAGAAAGATGTGTTAACCATTCAAAGTGCGCTAAGTGCCTTGTCTTATTACAAGGGGCCTCAGGATGCCGAGGTAAGCCAAAGCCTCATCGAAGCTATAAAACAATTTCAGCACTCTTTGCAAATCCAAAATCCTGATGGAAGGATAGATCCTGACGGGAATACACTTAAGCACTTGAAAGTACCTCCATACTATGCCATTAAGTTAGCCAGGGATTATAAAGAAGCCAGGATCGACTATCAATTTAATCACGAAATGGAATTGATCTTACCCTCGCGAACCGGCACTTTTCGGCTGGAGTATAACCGCATTGGTTTGTTTAGGCCTTTTGTGTTAGGCGTTAAACTCAGCGATATAAACATACAGCTCAATCAGCAAGCCATTAAAGAAATAGAAACACATGCTACTCAATATTCTTATTCCTTTGCCACTCTTTGTATGTTTAATATTCATTCCAATACAATAGATACTGACAATAGTTTAAAAGTATACTTAAGAGTAAATAATGAGATGCCTGCCGGAAACGGACAGTTTCAGGGTGGGGTAAGTCCTAAACCCCTAGCATTATCGTGGTTTGCAAGAAATATGGAGGGCAGAAAGGATATTTTGTTTCGATACAAACTATTTCCCATCGACAATGACTGGTCGCCATGGACATCTGAGTTGGAGGTAAGCTATTTTTTTATTCCGGCCGGAAGCCATCAGTTTATGCTTGAGTGCCGCTACCTGGAAAATCAGGAAATAAAAACAACCCCTGTGGTACAGTACAATTTCTTTTTAAGCACCCCGATGGTAGCTTCCCCAGAAGCCTATGTCGCTCCCATAGCTGAACCAGGCGTGGAATATATCGATAAGGGCGATATCAGAAGAGTGTCTGCCTCCTCTGCTGAGGTAATTGCCAATGTGTACGATAAGAGTGTAGCCCTTTTAATTGGCGTAGAAACCTTTTCAGATCCTACGCTGGGGGCATTGCCATACACCAAAAACGATATAAGCAACCTGGAGAAAACACTGAGGGCTCAGAAGTTTAGTATAGAAAAACCATCTTCTGATAGTCGTTCCGATATTCTCGCTGCTATTCGAAAAACACTCTCGTCTGCCGGAAAAAATGACCGTGTTGTAATTTATATTTCCTCACATGGCATCGTAGATAACATCAATCCATCGAAAGGATATCTGGTAACCTCCGATTGTTCTCAGATGAAACCCGATGACTGCCTTTCCATATCAGCAATCGAAGAATTAATTGAGGGTTCAAAGAATAATACCAAACACGTATTGCTAATACTCGATGCTTGTTTTTCAGGACTTGGCGTAATTGATAAAAGTGCTACTGGTGGTGCAATCAAAACGGTTGCCACCAAAGAAGGTACGCATATCCTCACCGCCGGCATGAATGACCAGGTGGCAAAAATGTACCATACAATTGAACAAAGCGTGTTTACCTATTTTCTGATAATGGGACTTACAAATCAGACGGCTGATTATACGAAAGATGGTATTATTACCTTAACCGAGTTGCTGGTGTATGTGCAATATAATGTAGCCAATTATACTGGAGCCAAACAAACGCCTATGCTAGGCCGGATATCGGGTTCAGGCG